The sequence GGGCTTGCCGCTCACCTGATGTGGTCCAGGCCCCCCGCCAGCAACCTTCTTAGCCTTCCCCGGCGGTCACTGCGTCGAAAGCCCGTCTTCCACCAGCGCGCAGACGATGCAAATCATGACGAGATGACTTCCCGCGACCGTTCTTGATGAAAGCTACAGCTCCTAATTTGATGATCCTGACGactcttcttttctcaacGCTAATGAATTCTGTGCTGTCTCGCTCCTAATAATATAACTATTTGCTTTTTGGTCCTGTATCATAGCTTCGTGCCCACTTCGCTCTCTCTACTTCTACTTCGCGCTTCTTCTGATTCTAAAGCCTATTTGTTTCCTCCTTTTTAATTACGTTTTCGCACAATGGCTTCTCTAATCCCCCTGACCGAAATTCCAACCATTTCACTCCTCTACCGCCTCAAGCACCTTGTACCCGCAGCCTCCCCGCGCGTCTCGACTCCTTCCCAAATCCTCAATGATACCATCTGCCACATCACCAGTGACATCACAAAGCTCGAGGTTGACTGCATCGTGAATGCGGCCAACAGGTCTCTTCTTGGTGGGGGTGGGGTCGATGGAGCTATTCACCGCGCAGCCGGTCCTGGCCTCCTCCGGGAATGTCGCACCTTGGGAGGCTGCCAGACCGGTGACTGCAAAATCACCGGCGCGTATGGCCTTCCCTGTAAGAAGGTCATCCACACCGTTGGACCTGTCTACTGGACAGAGGTAGAAGTCAACGAGGATCAGCCGGAAAAGCTGCTGCGAGATTGCTATCGACGAAGCCTGGGAATTGCGGCCGAAAATGGCATGAAGACCATTGCGTTTTCGTCCGTTAGCACAGGTATTTATGGATACCCGAGCGCAGAAGCTGCAGATATAGCGATCCGGACCGTCAAGGAGTTTTTGGAAGCTTGCCCGCAGGCTCTGGACAGGGTGGTCTTCTGTACCTTTGAGAAAAAAGACGAGAGAGCATATCAATTGTTGATTCCGTGAGTGGCTCCGCTTTTATCTGCAATTCAACTGTAAATCAATGCTAATCGTAATTGTATTATTAGTCAATACTTTCCTCCTACCCAGTCCGATATCCCGCAGCCCCCAGCCAAGGAGAAGACCCCCACCGCCGAAGAAAACGCTCCTCCATCGCCGGGCCTCGCAGCGAAATTACCCGACGCACCAACCTCAGACCCCGTTAATCCACGGGAACCCGACATTAAGAAACCAAAACTGGAGCCAGATCTAGATCGAGAGGAGGATAAAAGTGAAGATGACTGGGAGAAAGTTGATCAATGCGAGGGC is a genomic window of Coccidioides posadasii str. Silveira chromosome 3, complete sequence containing:
- a CDS encoding uncharacterized protein (EggNog:ENOG410PKNF~COG:B,K~BUSCO:10952at33183); translated protein: MASLIPLTEIPTISLLYRLKHLVPAASPRVSTPSQILNDTICHITSDITKLEVDCIVNAANRSLLGGGGVDGAIHRAAGPGLLRECRTLGGCQTGDCKITGAYGLPCKKVIHTVGPVYWTEVEVNEDQPEKLLRDCYRRSLGIAAENGMKTIAFSSVSTGIYGYPSAEAADIAIRTVKEFLEACPQALDRVVFCTFEKKDERAYQLLIPQYFPPTQSDIPQPPAKEKTPTAEENAPPSPGLAAKLPDAPTSDPVNPREPDIKKPKLEPDLDREEDKSEDDWEKVDQCEGIASIEKLDDDPVEVDKAPTAADVQSVVSSVADLESSTEMKQK